A genomic region of Brevibacillus sp. JNUCC-41 contains the following coding sequences:
- a CDS encoding NADPH-dependent FMN reductase, with translation MKLVIINGSPRKQGRTGIASRYISKKYGAELIDLSNSEIPLYSGEGEQYQLDVIQGLRKSIEEADGVILTTPEYHGSMSGALKNALDFLSSEQFTHKPVALLAVSGGGKGGINALNSMRTVGRSLYANVIAKQLVLDPHCFDYENDGLFEESAVLVEGMIEELKMYATAYTAMKK, from the coding sequence ATGAAATTAGTAATCATTAACGGTTCACCACGTAAACAAGGGCGTACGGGGATAGCCTCACGCTACATATCCAAGAAATACGGAGCGGAACTTATTGATTTAAGCAATAGTGAAATCCCTTTATATTCAGGTGAAGGTGAGCAATATCAATTGGATGTGATTCAAGGTCTTCGGAAAAGCATCGAGGAAGCGGATGGCGTAATCCTGACCACTCCGGAATATCATGGTTCCATGAGCGGAGCCTTGAAAAATGCCTTGGATTTTCTAAGCAGTGAGCAATTCACGCATAAACCAGTTGCACTTTTGGCTGTATCCGGCGGAGGTAAAGGTGGAATCAACGCCTTGAATTCCATGAGGACAGTGGGTCGAAGCCTTTATGCAAATGTGATCGCTAAACAATTGGTTCTTGATCCACATTGCTTCGATTACGAAAATGATGGTTTATTTGAAGAGTCTGCCGTACTTGTAGAAGGTATGATTGAAGAGCTTAAAATGTATGCAACTGCATATACTGCAATGAAAAAATAA
- a CDS encoding YhdB family protein: protein MRIADYDQALFHTHRSDWDSLLVLMVRTKDHFLSKKIEHFLHAYRFEHDYQIIQSQLYALLRYLDHAAEQTSDYLRELPS, encoded by the coding sequence ATGAGGATTGCGGATTATGATCAGGCATTGTTTCACACACACCGTTCTGATTGGGACAGCTTGTTAGTATTGATGGTTCGAACGAAAGATCACTTTCTTTCGAAAAAAATAGAACATTTTTTGCATGCTTACAGGTTTGAGCATGATTATCAAATCATTCAATCCCAGTTGTATGCACTGCTTCGCTATCTGGATCATGCGGCAGAACAAACAAGTGATTATTTAAGGGAACTTCCAAGCTAA
- a CDS encoding M14 family zinc carboxypeptidase gives MRKILVIGILVLLFFPEPSLAAKVYSPEQMEMDLQGIQKQYEVNVKIIGQTEKGKNIKAVKLGKGKRSILLVGSHHGREWLSSILLMRMLEEYAAAYQAGKQVGEYRTESLDEVSIWFIPMLNPDGVSIQQGDLSNLNVFEKAAVWKMNGFSRNWSRWKANAKGIDLNRQYPAGWQEVMSDETKPTYKFYKGGKPLEAAEVKALTDFTKEIDPLIAVSYHTSGREIFWHYKNKRKNMARDYGIAKKTAELTGYELTFPEKEAVGSGFTDWFITEFRRPGMTIELSYLVDETNPSLAVFPEEWKRNRLVGIMLVKEAKQLHNN, from the coding sequence ATGAGGAAAATACTAGTAATAGGAATATTGGTGCTGCTTTTTTTTCCTGAACCATCGCTGGCGGCAAAAGTGTATTCCCCTGAACAGATGGAAATGGATCTGCAGGGAATCCAAAAGCAGTATGAAGTTAACGTTAAAATAATCGGACAAACTGAAAAAGGGAAAAATATAAAGGCAGTCAAATTAGGAAAAGGAAAAAGATCGATTTTGCTGGTGGGATCACATCATGGAAGGGAATGGCTCAGTTCCATACTTTTAATGCGCATGCTTGAAGAGTATGCAGCCGCCTATCAAGCGGGCAAACAAGTTGGAGAATACCGGACGGAATCATTGGATGAAGTGAGCATCTGGTTCATTCCGATGCTGAATCCAGATGGAGTAAGCATCCAGCAAGGAGATCTCTCCAACTTAAATGTTTTTGAAAAGGCTGCAGTATGGAAAATGAACGGATTTAGCAGGAATTGGTCCAGGTGGAAAGCCAACGCTAAAGGCATTGATTTAAATAGGCAGTATCCGGCTGGATGGCAAGAAGTCATGAGTGATGAAACAAAACCAACGTATAAATTTTATAAAGGCGGAAAACCATTAGAAGCAGCTGAAGTAAAAGCGCTTACGGATTTCACGAAGGAGATCGATCCCCTTATTGCTGTTTCCTACCATACCTCAGGAAGGGAAATCTTTTGGCATTACAAAAACAAACGGAAAAATATGGCGAGGGATTATGGGATTGCCAAAAAAACTGCCGAATTGACTGGATATGAACTGACCTTTCCGGAAAAAGAAGCGGTAGGAAGCGGATTTACGGATTGGTTCATTACTGAATTCCGCCGCCCGGGAATGACAATCGAGCTTAGTTATTTAGTGGATGAAACCAATCCGTCGTTGGCTGTGTTTCCTGAGGAGTGGAAGAGGAATCGATTGGTTGGAATCATGCTTGTAAAAGAAGCGAAGCAGCTGCATAACAACTGA
- a CDS encoding DUF3889 domain-containing protein — protein sequence MKKVIVLLMGIFLIMQAGAISAHAQKPDYEKYGKIAITVVQADYPEVKINDYEYKGRKTVSKNLVEDVFRFLVDDKGQKFNVIVTVQHDLKNEKLLSLKVTEQKGK from the coding sequence TTGAAAAAAGTCATCGTGTTGCTAATGGGGATTTTTTTAATCATGCAAGCAGGTGCCATTTCAGCACATGCCCAAAAACCCGATTACGAAAAATACGGAAAGATTGCAATTACAGTTGTGCAGGCGGATTATCCTGAAGTTAAGATTAACGATTACGAATATAAGGGCAGAAAAACTGTATCGAAAAATCTCGTCGAAGACGTTTTCAGATTTTTGGTCGATGATAAAGGGCAGAAGTTCAATGTCATCGTGACGGTACAACATGATTTGAAAAATGAAAAATTACTTAGTTTGAAGGTCACGGAGCAAAAAGGAAAGTGA
- a CDS encoding radical SAM/SPASM domain-containing protein has translation MRRFKKVYVEITNICNLKCNFCPSSSLQRTLKFMDPEGFTDVIKKIKPHTDHIYFHLMGEPFLNKNLGTFLDISAENDLKVNITTNGTLIQKVKDKLLSKKALRQVNISLHSFEANDTSNSLDSYVSNIADFINEANEKSEVICAIRLWNMDTAELKASNGLNDDILSMLEEKLSLDIRLSEALQQKNNIKLKDRVYINMAEKFEWPELDRDIIDENIFCYALRDQLGILVDGTVVPCCLDSEGKIPLGNIFETSLEDILNGERAKNMYDGFSRRCAVEELCKRCGYAKRHKK, from the coding sequence ATGAGAAGGTTTAAGAAAGTTTATGTGGAAATTACGAATATATGTAATTTGAAGTGTAATTTTTGTCCAAGTTCCAGCTTGCAAAGGACCCTGAAATTCATGGATCCTGAAGGGTTTACGGATGTAATCAAGAAAATCAAACCACACACCGATCATATTTATTTTCATCTGATGGGTGAACCATTTTTAAATAAAAATTTGGGTACATTCCTGGATATCAGTGCTGAAAATGACCTGAAGGTTAATATTACAACGAACGGTACTTTGATTCAAAAGGTCAAAGACAAGCTGCTCTCCAAAAAAGCCCTTCGGCAGGTGAATATTTCACTTCATAGCTTTGAGGCAAACGATACGAGCAATAGTCTTGATTCTTATGTCAGTAATATTGCCGATTTCATAAATGAAGCAAATGAAAAAAGTGAAGTGATTTGTGCCATTCGTTTATGGAATATGGATACGGCTGAATTAAAAGCGAGTAATGGCCTGAACGACGATATTCTTAGCATGCTGGAGGAGAAGCTTTCATTGGACATTCGCTTAAGTGAAGCTCTTCAGCAAAAGAATAATATTAAGTTGAAGGACCGGGTTTATATAAACATGGCCGAAAAATTCGAGTGGCCGGAATTGGACCGTGACATTATCGATGAAAATATTTTCTGCTATGCCCTTAGAGATCAGTTAGGCATCTTGGTGGATGGTACAGTGGTACCTTGTTGCTTGGATAGTGAAGGGAAAATACCGCTTGGAAATATATTCGAAACATCACTTGAAGACATTTTAAATGGTGAACGGGCGAAAAATATGTACGATGGTTTTTCAAGAAGATGTGCAGTTGAAGAATTATGTAAACGCTGTGGCTATGCAAAGCGCCATAAAAAATAA
- a CDS encoding MurR/RpiR family transcriptional regulator gives MDLQQKVKEVFPSLSTGQKKVAKYLLVHSHTFAVTSAQELGKDIGVSETTIIRFCYSLGLSGYAELQKLIRNQLIYESSSLNEYHSSKLEAANQPNFMAQVMGQDIISIEKTMNNLSNEDFSKTVDKLAAADNVLISGHRLSFSAAHWLTFTLRLVRDEVHLYRPDTDDIFLLLNKMTENSVFVSISFHRYVKETVKITEMAKKAGAFVIGVTDSELAPIAEYADILLPISTPRTSTIDTAPVLFSLLNSLVAGVSIKDEQGFKERKAIYDAFNQDEFFF, from the coding sequence ATGGATTTACAGCAAAAGGTTAAAGAAGTATTCCCTAGTTTATCCACTGGTCAAAAAAAGGTAGCAAAATACTTGTTAGTGCATTCACATACATTTGCAGTCACTTCAGCTCAAGAGCTCGGTAAAGATATAGGGGTCAGTGAAACGACCATCATCCGCTTTTGCTATTCATTGGGGTTAAGTGGATATGCGGAACTTCAAAAACTTATTCGCAATCAATTGATATACGAGAGCAGCAGTTTGAATGAATATCACTCTTCAAAACTTGAAGCCGCGAATCAGCCAAACTTCATGGCTCAGGTGATGGGGCAAGATATCATCAGCATCGAAAAGACAATGAATAATTTATCAAATGAAGATTTCTCCAAAACAGTTGATAAATTGGCGGCAGCTGACAATGTTTTGATATCTGGACACCGGTTATCATTTTCCGCAGCACATTGGTTAACCTTTACGCTGCGGCTTGTTAGGGATGAGGTCCATTTATATAGGCCTGATACAGATGATATTTTTTTACTGTTGAATAAAATGACTGAAAATTCCGTTTTCGTATCCATTTCTTTTCACCGTTATGTTAAAGAGACTGTGAAAATTACGGAAATGGCCAAAAAAGCGGGTGCATTTGTAATTGGCGTTACAGATTCTGAACTGGCTCCAATTGCTGAATACGCTGACATATTATTGCCCATTTCAACACCCAGGACTTCCACTATCGATACGGCACCGGTGTTATTCTCATTATTGAATAGTTTAGTAGCTGGTGTATCGATTAAGGATGAACAGGGTTTCAAAGAAAGAAAAGCTATATATGATGCGTTCAATCAAGACGAATTTTTCTTTTAA
- a CDS encoding M20 peptidase aminoacylase family protein — MDITQSIEKLRPRILDIFEHLHAHPETSWNEVNTTAFISNILTENQCTVKTFKDCTGVIGEIGDGDFTVGLRSDIDALWQEVDGTFQANHSCGHDGHMTLALGVFLVLKEMDFHPRGKLKFIFQPAEEKGTGALKMIEEKVLDDVDFLYGVHLRPVEEVKDGQAAPAIVHGAAQFIKGEIAGTDAHGARPHQGQNAIEIGAAFITLLNGIHLNPSIPYSAKMTQFFAGGESSNIIPGRATFSLDLRAQDNAMMEELTKKVEKVAESLAIVHGVEVKLEPGTNVAAATVNDQAQDIMSEAIADTLGEENLVAPVITTGGEDFHFYTLKRPELKATMLGLGCDLAPGLHHPNMTFNKDALLSGIEILTKAIILTFEKYGEGGHLHD; from the coding sequence ATGGATATCACACAATCTATCGAAAAATTAAGGCCTCGTATACTCGATATCTTTGAGCATTTACACGCACATCCTGAAACGAGTTGGAATGAAGTGAATACGACAGCTTTCATTTCAAATATTTTAACGGAAAATCAGTGTACGGTAAAAACATTCAAGGACTGTACAGGAGTGATTGGGGAAATCGGGGATGGGGATTTCACGGTAGGGTTACGATCGGATATCGATGCACTTTGGCAGGAGGTGGATGGGACGTTTCAAGCCAATCATTCCTGTGGACACGATGGACATATGACCTTGGCACTTGGAGTATTCCTGGTATTGAAAGAAATGGACTTCCATCCAAGAGGCAAACTTAAATTCATTTTTCAGCCTGCTGAAGAAAAAGGTACGGGCGCCTTGAAGATGATTGAAGAAAAAGTATTGGATGATGTCGATTTCCTTTATGGGGTGCACTTAAGACCGGTTGAGGAAGTGAAGGATGGGCAAGCGGCACCAGCCATTGTCCATGGTGCCGCTCAGTTCATTAAAGGAGAAATAGCGGGGACTGATGCACATGGGGCCAGACCGCATCAAGGGCAAAATGCCATCGAGATAGGAGCAGCATTCATCACTTTGTTAAATGGTATCCATCTCAATCCATCCATCCCTTATTCGGCAAAAATGACGCAGTTTTTTGCTGGAGGGGAAAGCTCCAATATCATCCCTGGGAGAGCCACTTTCTCATTGGATTTACGGGCACAGGATAATGCAATGATGGAAGAGCTCACCAAGAAGGTGGAGAAGGTTGCAGAATCTTTGGCCATTGTCCATGGAGTCGAAGTGAAACTCGAACCGGGAACCAATGTTGCCGCAGCAACCGTGAACGATCAAGCCCAGGACATAATGTCTGAAGCGATAGCCGATACACTCGGGGAAGAAAATCTGGTAGCGCCTGTCATTACGACAGGCGGAGAGGATTTTCATTTTTATACGTTGAAAAGACCTGAACTGAAAGCGACGATGCTTGGATTGGGCTGTGATTTGGCACCAGGGCTCCATCATCCGAACATGACGTTCAACAAAGATGCTTTATTATCGGGGATTGAAATCCTGACCAAAGCCATCATACTGACTTTCGAGAAATATGGGGAGGGGGGACACTTGCATGACTGA
- a CDS encoding GNAT family N-acetyltransferase: protein MTDELFIKSLSTLEDLQEVQRLEVLVWGMDCVPIHQTITAVKNGGLVLGGYFNGELVGFQYSFPGFKDGRAYLCSHMLAIHPSHQKKGYGRLLKLAQKEEALKKGYDLITWTYDPLESVNANLNIGKLKAVCSTYMDDCYGNMNDTLNEGLSTDRFMVEWNIRQEGKEDTPLPDKAAHIVTTGMNDQGFPYIKDYHFETNAEVIAIPIPTDIQQIKKADLSLAIDWRLKTGELFKKLFAKGYVASGIEREQGENIQNYLLKKQE from the coding sequence ATGACTGATGAACTATTCATTAAATCCCTATCAACACTTGAGGATTTACAAGAAGTGCAGCGACTGGAAGTTCTTGTATGGGGCATGGATTGCGTTCCCATCCATCAGACGATTACGGCAGTCAAAAACGGCGGGCTTGTTTTAGGCGGCTACTTCAATGGCGAGTTAGTCGGGTTTCAATACAGTTTTCCGGGATTCAAGGATGGAAGGGCATATCTTTGTTCACATATGTTAGCAATCCATCCATCCCATCAAAAGAAGGGCTACGGCAGATTACTTAAACTTGCGCAAAAAGAAGAAGCACTGAAAAAAGGTTATGACTTGATCACATGGACGTATGATCCATTGGAAAGTGTGAATGCAAACTTGAACATCGGTAAGCTAAAAGCTGTTTGCTCTACCTATATGGATGATTGTTATGGAAATATGAATGATACCCTCAATGAAGGATTGTCCACTGATCGATTCATGGTGGAATGGAATATACGCCAGGAAGGAAAGGAAGATACTCCACTTCCAGATAAAGCCGCACACATCGTAACGACAGGAATGAATGACCAAGGCTTTCCTTACATCAAGGATTATCATTTTGAAACCAATGCAGAGGTGATCGCCATACCCATTCCGACAGATATTCAACAAATCAAAAAGGCTGATCTCAGCCTTGCGATTGATTGGCGGTTAAAAACCGGTGAATTATTCAAAAAGCTTTTTGCCAAAGGGTATGTTGCATCCGGGATTGAACGGGAACAAGGTGAAAATATTCAAAACTATTTATTAAAAAAACAAGAATAA
- the menC gene encoding o-succinylbenzoate synthase yields MKITEVRLRHLNMDLVAPFTTSFGTFVDKEFILVEVKNGEGLSGWAESVAFSAPWYNEETIKTNWTMLEDFLIPLVLDKEIEHPRDVSDMFSHIRKNNMAKSAIEGAIWDLYAKENNIPLSMALGGELEKIDVGISIGIQKTIPELLAKIEAGLKDGYKRIKMKIQPGWDVDVIREVRNRYPDVPIMADANSAYRLKDIELLKQLDQFDLMMIEQPLSSDDIVDHATLQAEIKTPVCLDESIHSVEDARKALELGSCKIINIKIGRVGGLTEAMKIHELCKERNVPVWCGGMLESGVGRAHNIALTTLDNFTMPGDTAASANYWHKDIIQPEVTVEDGVITVPKAAGIGYEVDYAAVDEFTSYSKRYTK; encoded by the coding sequence ATGAAAATAACAGAAGTGCGTTTACGTCATTTAAATATGGATTTGGTAGCTCCCTTTACAACAAGCTTTGGAACGTTTGTGGATAAGGAGTTCATTCTTGTGGAAGTGAAAAATGGAGAGGGGCTTTCAGGTTGGGCTGAATCTGTGGCGTTTTCAGCACCTTGGTATAACGAAGAAACCATAAAAACCAATTGGACCATGCTGGAGGATTTCCTGATACCGCTTGTATTGGATAAAGAAATAGAGCATCCCCGTGATGTATCGGATATGTTCTCGCATATCCGTAAGAATAATATGGCAAAATCGGCAATCGAGGGAGCCATCTGGGATTTATACGCAAAAGAAAATAATATCCCATTAAGCATGGCTTTAGGCGGGGAACTGGAAAAAATCGATGTTGGGATCAGTATCGGCATCCAAAAAACGATACCTGAATTACTGGCGAAGATAGAAGCTGGATTGAAGGATGGGTATAAAAGAATAAAAATGAAAATCCAACCAGGCTGGGATGTAGATGTAATCAGGGAAGTACGCAATCGATATCCCGATGTCCCGATCATGGCAGATGCAAACTCCGCATACCGCCTGAAAGACATCGAATTGCTGAAACAGCTTGATCAATTTGATTTAATGATGATCGAGCAGCCTTTGTCATCAGATGATATTGTCGATCATGCCACATTACAAGCGGAAATCAAAACACCGGTTTGCTTGGATGAAAGCATACATTCCGTGGAAGATGCAAGAAAAGCCCTTGAATTGGGAAGCTGTAAAATCATTAATATTAAGATCGGCAGGGTTGGCGGTTTAACGGAAGCAATGAAAATACATGAATTATGTAAAGAAAGGAATGTACCGGTTTGGTGCGGAGGCATGTTGGAGTCTGGTGTGGGGCGTGCCCATAATATCGCATTGACAACACTTGATAACTTCACGATGCCTGGTGATACGGCAGCATCCGCGAATTATTGGCATAAAGACATCATCCAACCGGAGGTTACAGTGGAAGATGGAGTCATAACGGTTCCAAAGGCGGCAGGCATTGGCTATGAAGTCGATTACGCTGCGGTCGATGAATTCACTTCCTATAGTAAAAGATATACCAAATGA
- a CDS encoding YkvI family membrane protein — protein MKNSVNLAGAYIGIIIGAGFASGQEVLQFFTSFGIYSVLGILVATALFAFLGMQVTQLGSTLQTRSHKSIIDHICGRYVGRVVDIIITFFLFGVTVIMIAGSGTIFEEQFGIPSIVGAIVMTVLTIGTLLLNVNKIMSIISAVTPFLFVIMIIISGYSFFTSDLSFNQIISSSSKGTAATGNWMMGSLLYVSYNMTAGIAMLAVMGGTLKNKKEAGMGGVLGGIGLGILLFLINLGMMSDLKGIEGSGMPTLHLANQISPWLGYLLSIILLGMIYNTAVGMLYAFTARLVPAETKRFKISVIMVGILAFLASFVGFIELVGTVYPITGYLGFVIIAALIISWVRSKTKKEAVNTELVKF, from the coding sequence ATGAAAAATAGTGTAAATCTTGCAGGGGCCTATATTGGAATCATCATTGGAGCAGGTTTCGCTTCAGGACAAGAAGTATTACAGTTCTTCACGAGTTTTGGAATCTACAGTGTATTGGGAATTTTGGTGGCAACAGCTTTATTCGCGTTTTTAGGCATGCAAGTTACTCAATTGGGGAGCACGCTTCAAACACGCTCCCATAAAAGCATCATCGATCATATTTGTGGCCGCTATGTAGGCAGGGTGGTCGATATTATTATCACATTTTTCTTGTTTGGCGTTACGGTCATCATGATTGCCGGTTCCGGAACGATTTTTGAAGAACAATTCGGGATTCCAAGCATAGTTGGTGCAATCGTCATGACGGTGCTCACGATTGGTACTCTTTTACTTAATGTTAACAAAATAATGTCCATCATAAGTGCCGTAACACCGTTTTTATTTGTTATCATGATCATTATTTCAGGTTATTCATTTTTCACATCCGATCTAAGTTTCAATCAAATCATTTCATCTTCAAGTAAAGGGACGGCAGCAACCGGAAATTGGATGATGGGGTCATTACTTTATGTTTCATATAATATGACTGCCGGAATTGCCATGCTAGCCGTAATGGGAGGGACCCTCAAGAATAAGAAAGAGGCTGGTATGGGAGGGGTTCTAGGAGGTATAGGATTGGGGATTTTGCTATTTTTGATCAATTTGGGGATGATGTCCGACTTGAAGGGCATAGAAGGCTCAGGTATGCCTACCCTTCATTTAGCAAATCAGATTTCTCCATGGTTGGGATATCTCCTATCAATCATCCTTTTAGGAATGATTTATAATACAGCTGTCGGGATGCTGTATGCATTCACCGCCAGGTTGGTGCCTGCTGAAACGAAACGCTTTAAAATATCCGTGATCATGGTCGGGATCCTCGCGTTCCTTGCAAGTTTCGTTGGCTTTATTGAATTGGTTGGGACGGTATACCCAATCACAGGGTACTTAGGTTTTGTAATCATAGCAGCGCTCATCATTTCCTGGGTCCGTTCAAAAACGAAAAAAGAGGCTGTGAATACGGAATTAGTGAAATTTTAA
- a CDS encoding SpoVR family protein → MNEAEQKALEYAISEITEIATGFGLDFYPMRYEICPSEIIYTFGAYGMPTRFSHWSFGKQFHKMKLQYDFGLSKIYELVINSDPCYAFLLDSNSLVQNKLIVAHVLAHCDFFKNNIRFNNTKRDMVESMSATAERIREYEILHGKKEVETFLDALLAIEEHIDPSLMRPKLAWTMEDEEEEEEIKPTATQYDDLWNLDKKDKPKQSNIKKRKKFPPRPEKDIMLFIEQYSRDLTDWQRDIMTMIREEMLYFWPQLETKIMNEGWASYWHQRIIRELDLSSGEAIEFAKLNAGVVQPSRTSINPYYLGLKVLEDIEERYDNPSEEMIKLGVKPGSGREKMFEVREIESDISFLRNYLTKDLVMREDMYLFQKQGKDYKIVDKAWENVRDQLVSMRVNGGFPYITVNDGDYMRNGELYLKHWYEDIELDLKYLEKVMPYIHQLWGRSVHMESVIEGKEVLFSYDGKGIHRKYL, encoded by the coding sequence ATGAATGAAGCGGAGCAAAAGGCTCTGGAATATGCCATTAGTGAAATTACAGAAATAGCAACTGGGTTCGGGTTGGATTTTTACCCGATGCGTTATGAAATTTGCCCTTCAGAAATCATTTATACATTTGGTGCCTATGGGATGCCGACCCGTTTTTCTCATTGGAGCTTTGGGAAGCAATTTCATAAAATGAAGCTGCAGTACGACTTTGGATTAAGTAAGATCTATGAACTGGTCATTAACTCTGATCCTTGTTACGCTTTTCTGCTGGACTCCAATTCACTTGTACAAAATAAATTGATTGTTGCGCACGTTTTGGCGCATTGTGACTTCTTTAAGAATAATATCCGTTTCAATAATACTAAGAGGGATATGGTAGAAAGTATGTCGGCAACGGCAGAAAGAATCCGTGAATATGAAATCCTGCATGGCAAAAAGGAAGTGGAAACCTTCCTCGATGCACTTTTAGCCATTGAAGAACATATCGATCCGTCGCTGATGAGACCGAAACTTGCCTGGACGATGGAAGATGAGGAAGAAGAAGAGGAAATAAAACCGACAGCCACACAATACGATGATTTATGGAACCTTGATAAAAAGGATAAACCGAAGCAATCGAACATTAAAAAGAGAAAAAAATTCCCGCCAAGGCCTGAAAAGGATATTATGCTTTTCATAGAACAGTACAGCAGGGATTTAACCGATTGGCAACGGGATATCATGACGATGATCAGGGAAGAGATGCTTTATTTCTGGCCGCAGTTGGAAACGAAAATCATGAACGAAGGCTGGGCATCCTACTGGCATCAGCGCATAATCCGTGAATTGGATCTATCCTCAGGGGAAGCCATTGAATTCGCAAAACTGAACGCGGGTGTCGTTCAGCCATCACGGACCAGCATCAATCCTTATTATCTTGGATTGAAAGTGCTTGAAGATATTGAAGAACGCTATGATAATCCATCTGAAGAAATGATCAAGCTGGGCGTCAAGCCTGGATCTGGCCGGGAAAAGATGTTCGAAGTCAGGGAAATCGAATCGGATATTTCCTTTCTCCGTAATTATTTGACGAAAGATCTAGTCATGCGGGAGGATATGTACTTATTCCAAAAGCAGGGCAAGGATTATAAAATCGTCGATAAGGCATGGGAAAATGTTCGTGATCAACTCGTGAGTATGAGGGTTAACGGCGGTTTCCCTTATATCACAGTAAATGATGGGGACTACATGCGAAATGGGGAACTTTATCTAAAACATTGGTATGAAGATATTGAACTGGATCTGAAGTACCTCGAAAAAGTCATGCCATATATCCATCAGCTCTGGGGCCGCTCCGTTCATATGGAATCAGTCATAGAAGGAAAAGAAGTCCTGTTTTCCTATGATGGAAAAGGTATTCACCGGAAATACTTATAA
- a CDS encoding arsinothricin resistance N-acetyltransferase ArsN1 family A, producing MIIREAVEEDIDSIKEIYNQGIEDRVATLETEMKDRIYMEEWFAKHIGRYKVIVAEQEGEIVGWSSLNQHNNRSAYKGVADLSVYISRDHRGKGIGGLLLQSIEKLAKENDFNKIVLFTFPFNQMGQGLYKKRGYREVGVFKNQGMLDGEFVDVMAMEKLLL from the coding sequence ATGATTATTCGTGAAGCGGTGGAAGAGGACATAGATTCCATCAAAGAAATATACAATCAAGGGATTGAGGATAGAGTTGCCACGTTAGAAACAGAGATGAAGGACCGAATCTACATGGAGGAATGGTTCGCCAAACACATCGGACGCTATAAGGTCATTGTCGCTGAGCAAGAAGGGGAGATTGTTGGATGGTCCTCCTTGAATCAGCATAACAATCGCAGTGCTTATAAGGGCGTTGCTGATTTATCCGTCTATATCTCAAGAGATCATCGAGGAAAAGGGATTGGCGGTTTATTGCTGCAATCCATCGAAAAGCTCGCAAAAGAAAATGACTTCAATAAAATTGTGTTATTCACATTTCCCTTTAACCAGATGGGTCAAGGGTTGTATAAAAAACGGGGGTATCGCGAAGTAGGAGTGTTTAAGAACCAGGGAATGTTAGACGGGGAATTTGTCGATGTGATGGCCATGGAAAAATTATTACTTTAA
- a CDS encoding MarR family winged helix-turn-helix transcriptional regulator, protein MENENLRGLFQLLTRRFGLLNKNCCSADGIEISLVQSHILYEINRQNHTSIQQIAETLGTDITTFSRQIQSLIKLNLVTKTPDAEDRRISILSLTDEGVKINQTIDKQMNDYLNEVFKTMNEFEKESVVRSLKLLNDRMLKSSVCCTTPWG, encoded by the coding sequence ATGGAAAATGAAAACCTTAGAGGTCTCTTCCAACTCTTAACTAGACGTTTTGGGTTATTGAATAAAAATTGTTGCAGCGCTGATGGAATTGAGATATCACTTGTCCAAAGCCACATCCTGTATGAAATAAACCGACAAAACCACACTTCCATCCAGCAAATTGCAGAAACCCTTGGAACGGATATTACGACGTTCAGCCGGCAAATCCAATCCCTTATAAAATTGAATTTAGTCACAAAAACGCCAGATGCGGAAGATCGGAGAATTTCTATCCTTTCTCTGACCGATGAAGGCGTGAAAATCAATCAAACCATCGATAAGCAAATGAATGATTACTTGAATGAAGTCTTCAAGACGATGAATGAGTTTGAAAAGGAATCAGTTGTGCGTTCTCTGAAATTGCTTAATGATCGAATGTTGAAGTCATCCGTATGTTGTACTACTCCTTGGGGGTAG